From the Prochlorococcus marinus str. AS9601 genome, the window AGATCATGCAAGCACTTTTGGGGGAAACCCTTTCGCCTGCAAAGCTGCTCTAACTGTATTAGAAGAAATAAATAGAAGAAATCTTATTAATAATGTTTATCTAAGAGGGGAACAATTAAGTGCTGGATTTGAAGAATTGTCAAAAAAATTTCCAAATATTATTAGCGAAAAAAGAGGTTTAGGTTTAATACAAGGTCTTGTGATCAATGATGATTATGCTGAAGCAAAAAAAATTACATTAAAAGCTTTTGATAAAGGATTACTGGTAGTTCCTGCAGGAGGAAACGTCGTAAGAATTGTCCCACCATTAGTTATATCTCGAAGAGAAATTAATATTCTTTTGAATAAGCTAAATTCAATTTTTGAAGAGTTATAACAATTTAAATTTTGAAAAATGCAAATTTAAAAATTTTTGAATTATTATCTCCTAAATACGAAAGGGATAATATCAAATTAGGTTTATCAAGAATTAAAAAAGCACTTCAAGAACTTGGTAATCCCTGCGGAAATGTCCCTGCGATACAAATTATTGGAACCAATGGGAAAGGATCAATCGCAGCATATATAGAGAGTATACTTTTTGAAGCTAAAAAGAATTTTGGTGTAACGACATCTCCTCATCTTTTTGACGTATGCGAAAGGATTAGAGTAAATAAAAAAAATATCAGCAAAACTGATTTTGAAAAAATCTATAAATTAATAGAAACAAAATTTTCAAAATTTGAATTAACACCTTTTGAAAAAATTATTTGCTGCGCACTTAATTTTTTTGATAATAAAAAAGTTGAATTGCTCATTCTTGAAGCTGGCTTAGGGGGACGATTAGACGCGACAACAGCTCATAAATCTAGACCAATAATTGCTATTGGGAATATTGGCTTAGACCATAAGGAATTTCTTGGAGATACGATTGAAAAAATTGCCAAAGAAAAATTAGCAGTTATTGAACAAAATTCAATTGTTATCTCATGCCACCAAAATAGTAAAGTTGAAAATTTAATAACCAAAAAAGTTAAAGAGGCAGGTGCAGCAATTATTTGGAAAGATTCAATTTCAAACAGCTATGAGCTTGGATTAAAAGGAATTTTTCAAAAGCAAAATGCTTCAGTAGCTGTTGGAGCAATTGAAGCGCTGAATAATTTGGGATTCAATATAAAAGAAAAACATATATCTGAAGGTCTTAAAAAGACAACTTGGAACGGAAGGCTAGAAATAATAAATTATTTAAACAAAGAAATTCTTGTAGATTGTGCGCATAATTATCCTGCTGCAAAAGCACTCTCTAATGAGCGAAGCAATTGGGAGAATGAAGATAAAGGAATTTATTGGATTTTAGGTGTCCAAAGACAAAAAGATATTTACGCAATATTAAAAACACTTCTAAAGAAAAATGATCACTTATTACTTGTGCCAGTTCCAAACCAACCTTGTTGGCAATTAAATGATCTCTCTCAGATTAAAGAAATTGACTTTCAAAAAATAATTGAATTTAAAAAATTTGAACATGCCATTGAGTATTTATTTTCCCTGGAAACATGGCCACCTAATCATCCTGTTGTAACAGGTTCTATTTTTTTAGTTGCTGAATTTATTAAATTTGCGTATAAACAGAAATTCTAAATTTTAAATTGTTCTCTTACTTCCCAACCTTCCAATTTCCCTGGATTTAATAGCCCTTTTGGATCAAATCTTAATTTCGCTTTTACTTGATCTGCATCCACCACTCCGAGACCTCCTCCTTCAACTGTTAAAACATGAGGATTAAAAATAAACGCACCAAGTTTCTTGCAATCTTCCATTATTTCTTTTAATTCTTCTGGCCCATTCCACTTTAAAACAGGCAAAGCCGCTAATCGCGGTGATCCTTGTTGTGAAACTGCCTCTAAATGCCAAAGAACTTTTTTACCCCATTTTTTCCTCAAAAAATTAATTAATTCTATTTCATTATTAAGTGGCAAAAGCATCTGTAAATACGTCCAATTTTTATCCCTAGACCTCATATGAAGAGTTGTATGATTCCATACGACTTCAGAAATTCCATTCACGAGCTTTTCTTCTTCCCCAAGTAAGGTAGATTCAACTTTAAATTTTTTACAAATAAGCTCGATGGTTTTTATTCCTCCAAGGGTAGATTGTATTAATATCTTGTGACTTCTAGATTTACCTTTAAACCATTTTGGCATTTGATCTACAATTTCTTCTTCAAGAATTGCTCCTAATTTCAGATTAATTGCTGCGCTAGTAAGAGTTTTTAATATTTCTATTGTTTTTTCAAATTCAATACAGTCGATAACTAATGAGTACCACTTACGTTTGATATCAGTAGCAAGTAATAAAGAAGTAATTATTCCATTAGTCCCATAAGCATGATTAAGAGGTTCGGATTCTTCAGCATCAAATTTTAGTAATTCAGGTTTTTCATTCATCGTTACTGCCTCTAAACCTAAAAGATTTCCTGGATCCCTTAAAAATCCCCATCTAATGGAACCAATACCTCCTGAACCACCTGCAATAAAACCTCCAATTGTGGCAGTTTTCCAAGTACTAGGAAGTAACCTCAATTCCCTCCCATATTTATCTAATTGTTTATTCAAATCTCCCATAACACAGCCAGATTGTACTTTTACAAAGCCTGTATCTGGATCAAATTCTTCTAACTTATTAAATTGACTCATCTGCATCACAACTCCTTTAAATAATGGGACAGCTTGTCCATAATTACCCGTACCTGAACCCCTTAAAGTAAGTGGGATAGATAATTCCCAACAAATTTCTGCTACTTCTTTTACCGCTTTGTGATCACTAGGTCTTACCACCACATCAGCAATACATTCGTCTAATTTTTCAGTAAGGATTGGAGAGTAGTTATAAAAATCTTTTGAAAGTCTTTTTACATCGGATTTATTTTCAATAATCTCTAAGTTTTTGACTTCTCTAAATTTGTCTATAAATTTAAGTTTTGATATCATTAATAAAATTTTTATGATTTGTATATAAATTAGCCAATTAGGAATGTAAATCGCCGTTTATAAATACTTTTCTCTTTAAATTGCTCGAAAAAACATCTGCCCACCTTTGTGCATCTAAAATCACAAAATCAGCAGGACAACCTTTTTTAATTAAACCATCCCATTTTAAATTTAATAATCTGCTTGGAGCTAAAAAAATAGAAGATAGAGTCATTCGCTCCCAGGGATTTAGTTGAAGCATAGGCATCGAGCAAGACAGCATATAAAAAGGGTCAAAATTACCAAATGGGTACCAAGGGTCTTGAACATTATCACTACCAAGAGATACATCCACATGTGATTTTTGTAATTGCTTTATTGGCGCAACTGGTCTTTTAAATGAAGTAGTTTTATTACTTCGATTGAGCAGCCAAAAATTTGTTAGGGGTAAAGCAACAACCTTAATATTTTTCTCAGCCATTTTTTCTCCTAAATTTAAAATCTCACTATTACTTAGAGAAATAAGACTACTCAAATGACTACAAGTGATTGGAATACTATTAATTTTTAAATTTTCTATTGTTTCTAATAAAACTTTTATTCCCGCTCCAGGTTCAATAATTGATTCATCTATATGCAAATCAATTTCTAATTTATATTTTCTAGCAAGAAGAAGCATCTTTGCTAGAAATTTGCTTGTATTTTTTTTATTGAAAGGGGGTACAATAACACCTCCTAAAATACCTCCATTAGAGGAAAATATTTTTGCCAAATCTTCTCCATCAGTTGTATCCCAGAATTCCACTGGAGCTAGAGCAACGTATTGTAGTGTCAACTCAGATGAAAATATTTTTTGTAATTTAAAAAGTTCAATCCAAATGTCAATAGATTGACCTTTGTATGTATCGATATGACTTCTAATTGCTCGGTATCCATTTTGTATGGCAAGTTTTAATGATTTATCAACTCTCTCAAGAACCTTATCTGTAGTTCTAGTTTTATGTTCTTCAAGATTTACTGATAACGCTCCTCCGTAGTTTGATTCCAGATTAGGAAAGTCTGCCCATGTAAAAGATTTATCAAAATGCGAATGCGTTTCAACAAATCTTGGGAATAAAATATTTTTTGGTTTTGTAATTTTATTTTTTAAAGGCTTTAACTCAGAAACTAATCCATCCTCCCAACTAATGGAAACTGAACATAAATCCTCTACATCGATAATGAGGTTATCTATATCTTCTATTAGACAAAGGCTTCTGGGAATAAGAACCTCAGCTGTGCCGGAATTACTCAAATTTTTAAATTTTCTTTTTATTTTAAATCATAAGAAAACTTTACTGAATTTGAAAATAATTCAAATTTCGCTAAAAGATAAAAATAACTATGAAAAATTACCCTTGAGTTGTTAAATTTATAAATGTGAGGCGGGCGTCGCCAAGTGGTTAAGGCAGCGGCTTGTGGCGCCGCCATTCGGGGGTTCGAATCCCCTCGCTCGCCCTCAAAAAAATTGCAGCAAAATTTTTTAAATTGTAATTTTGAATTAAAGAATCATAAAAATTCCTAGCAAAGTGCTAACAAACACAAAACCAGACGAAAAAATTTTTCAAAAGAATTCAACTACTGGTAGTTATTGGATAACCACATTTGGATGCCAAATGAACAAGGCTGATTCTGAGAGAATGGCTGGTACATTGGAGAAAATGGGATATACCAGAGCAGATAATGAATTAAATGCGGATTTGGTCTTGTACAATACATGCACAATCAGAGATAACGCGGAGCAAAAAGTCTATAGCTTTCTAGGAAGACAAGCAAAAAGAAAGCACAAAACACCTAGCTTAAAACTTGTTGTTGCAGGTTGCCTTGCTCAGCAGGAGGGAGAGTCCTTACTAAGGAGAGTCCCAGAACTTGATCTGGTTATGGGGCCTCAACACGTAAATAATCTTGAGAATCTTCTGGGGAAAGTTGATTTAGGAAATCAAGTTGCTGCCACAGAAGAAAACTTCATTTCTGAAGACATAACAAGTGCCAGAAGAGAAAGCTCTATTTGTGGCTGGGTTAATATCATTTATGGATGTAATGAAAGATGTTCATATTGTGTAGTCCCCTCTGTAAGAGGAAAAGAGCAATCAAGATATCCAAATGCGATAAAAAGTGAGATTCAAAAATTAGCTGGTGATAATTTTAAAGAAATTACTCTTTTGGGTCAGAACATTGATGCATATGGTAGAGATCTTCCAGGAACAACAAAAGAGGGAAGAAAAGAAAATACTTTAACTGATCTTTTATATTATATTCATGATGTTAAAGGAATTCGCAGAATAAGATTTGCTACTAGTCATCCAAGATATTTTTCAAAAAGGTTGATTCAAGCTTGTTATGAACTTGATAAAGTCTGTGAACATTTCCATATTCCTTTCCAAAGTGGAAATGATGAGATTTTAAAGCAAATGTCCAGAGGATATACTATCAAAAAGTATAAAAATATTATCGAGAATATAAGATCATTAATGCCAGATGCATCAATCACAGCTGACGCAATAGTTGCATTCCCAGGAGAAACCGAAAAACAATACCAAGATACGTTAAAGCTAATAACAGAAATTGGCTTTGATCAAGTAAATACAGCAGCATACTCTCCAAGACCAAATACGCCTGCGGCAGTTTGGTCGAATCAACTTTCAGAAGAGGTGAAAAAAGCTAGATTGCAAGAAATAAATGATTTGGTCGAGAAAACTGCTAGGAGCAGAAACAAAAGATACATAAATAATATAGAAAGCGTTTTAATTGAGGGTTTAAATCCAAAAAATTCCTCGCAAATTATGGGTAGAACTAGAACGAATAGACTAACTTTCGTAGAGATTCCAAAAAACATTGACTTTAATTTTTCATTGGGAGATGAGATAGATGTCAGAATTAATGAAACAAGACCTTTCTCTTTAACAGGCGAACTTTATCTATAATTTTTTTTCTAAATGATTGGGGGAAAGAAAAAATGTATTGGGTTAATATTTGGTGGTAATTCCAATGAACATGAAGTATCGATATCCTCTGCAAAAACAGTTTTTCAAGCATTTAAATCAGAAATAAACAAAGAACGCTTTACGATAAGAGCTTTTTACATAAACAAATATGGAGATTGGCTTGATAGTGATAGTTCAGAAAAAATCCTAATTGATGAATCTAAAAACAAAAACACAACAAAAAAACAAATTTTCAATCAAGAAAAAATTAACTTCCTGGACGGAGTTGATTTTCAAAATGTTGATGTTTGGTTTCCTCTTTTACATGGAATTAATGGAGAAGACGGATCAATTCATGGCTTACTGAGATTCACAAAGAAACCTTTAGTCGGATGTGGAATTATAGGCTCTGCACTTGGAATGGATAAAATATTGATGAAAATAATTTTCTCAAATCTAAAAATTCCACAAGTTAATTATCTAGTTTTTCAGAATCAAGATCTTAACGATGAGGAAGTAAAAAATAAGTTAATTCATGAAATCTTAAAAAAATTAAATTTTCCTGTTTTTGTTAAACCATCGAACTCCGGATCATCTCTAGGCATCTCCAAAGTCATAAATAAGTCAGAAATAATACCAGCATTAGAAAAAGCTCGGGGAATAGATCCAAGTATCTTAATAGAGGAAGGTTTAGAGGTAAGGGAGATTGAATGCGGAATAATTGGGAATTCAAAACTCTTAACCTCTGAGATAGGTGAAGTTAATTACAAAAGTGATTGGTATGATTACAACTCAAAATATCACTCAAATAACAAAATAATTATCCCAGCCGAAATAGATTCTAAAATCTCAAAAGAAATTAAAGAAATCGCTATTAAAAGTTGTAGAGCACTAAATATTTTCGGTTTTGCGAGAGTAGATTTCTTTTTAGAAAAATCTTCAAATAAAATTTTTTTAAATGAAATAAATACAATTCCTGGTTTTACAAAAAATAGTATGTTCCCAATGCTTTGGAAAGCTTCAGGTTTAAAAATTGAACAACTTGTGGCTAAACTGGTAGATATATCTTTAGATTTGTAATTTAAATCAAATGTTGCATGGACTTCTTTGGTTACCATTACTTTTAATCTTCATTTTATTAACTGCGCTTGGATGGTTAGAAAGAAGAAGGCAAAATCTTTTTAGAAGTTGGGCGAGTGATTCTGAACTATGCAAGTTAGACAGTTCAGGTGCAGCCTCTTTAAAAGATGGGGAGTTAAGGTGGAGCGCATTTGAAGCTGGTAAATTTGAAGAAAAAGATAGTTTTATAATCAAAAAACTAGAGTTGGTTGAATTAATGGCACTAACTTCAGGAGAAGCTCCTCTAACAAATGAATCTCAAGGTAAGTGCAGGTTGAGATTAGTAGGTGACGGGAAAGAGATGGATGTACCTTTTTCAGATGCAGAACAAGCGAGAGAATGGATGGATCAATTGATGGAAAAAGCTAGATGTGACCTTTGAAAACCAAAAAAAAATCAAAAATAGAAGCTTTTTTTTTCTAATTTCATTTTTCTTTTTAACAAGCTTATTAAGCATAAAAACTCTCAAAAAAGTTGATATTAAGGACATTAGGGTTTCTGGTAGTGAATTATTTTCACCGAATGATGTGATAAATAATTCATCTTTAAAATTCCCGATCCGATTAATTTTTGTCAAAACTTATTTGTTAGAACAAGAGTTAAAACAAAATTTGTCTCTCAAGAATGTTTCAGTAAACAGAGAATTATTTCCTTTTGGTTTGAAAGTTCATATTGATTCAAGAATCCCAATAGCTTACGGTGAGAGAATATTAAAAGATAAAAAAATATTAGGCTACATTGATAAAGATGGAATTTTTATAAATAGACAAAATGCAGACAAAAAAACTTTAAACAAATTAACCATAGAAGTGTTTGGATGGAAAGAAAAATTTAAAAAAATATTATCTGATATTTTTATCGCTATAGAAAATTATGAATTAGAGATAGTTAAAATAACTTTTTCATCCGATGGGTTTCTAACTGTTGAGGAAAAAGATTTAAAAACAATATTCTTAGGATTTAAGCCAAATTTAATCAACTATCAATTACAAATAATCAATAATCTGAAAAATGAATTTAAGAAAAGTAGCTTTTCAAAAAAAATAGATAATATTGATCTTACTAACCCAGATAAACCAAAAATAAAAGTGTTCAAACCCTAATATTTAAAAAAGGATTTTGAGTAATTTTTTTTAATTATTGTAGTGTTGATATGGGTTTTGCATTCAAAACAAAATATTTAATAAATAAATATTTTTAGGATTTTCCTCAACAAATTCCTACAGATGAGCGCAGTAAGTTCATAATGCACCCAATACTAGTAATAGATTCCTATTAAGAGATGAGCTTCGGTAACAATCCAAACTTTGATCAATCGAGAGAAATCCTTCCAAGCCAAAACGCCAAAATAGAAGTTATTGGTGTAGGTGGTGGTGGCAGTAATGCAGTCAATAGAATGATAAATAGTGATTTAGAAGGTGTTTCATTTAGAGTCCTCAATACAGATGCACAAGCCCTACTACAATCTTCTGCAGAAAGTAGAGTTCAACTTGGACAAAACCTCACTAGAGGTTTAGGTGCAGGAGGGAATCCAAGTATTGGACAAAAAGCAGCCGAAGAATCCAAAGAAGAACTTCAACAAGCTTTAGAGGGATCTGATCTAGTTTTTATAGCCGCTGGAATGGGTGGAGGAACTGGCACAGGTGCAGCTCCCGTTGTCGCAGAAGTAGCAAAACAAAGTGGTGCTCTAACTGTAGGTATAGTAACCAAACCTTTTTCTTTTGAGGGGAAAAGAAGAATGCGTCAAGCAGAGGAGGGGATCGCAAGACTAGCTGAAAACGTTGATACTCTTATTGTTATTCCAAACGACCGATTAAAAGATGTTATAGCAGGAGCTCCCCTTCAAGAAGCATTTAGGAATGCTGATGATGTTCTAAGAATGGGCGTCAAAGGCATAAGCGACATAATTACTTGCCCAGGATTAGTTAATGTTGATTTTGCAGACGTAAGATCAGTTATGACAGAAGCTGGCACTGCTCTCCTCGGCATAGGAATAGGTTCAGGAAGATCGAGAGCTATAGAGGCGGCACAGGCTGCAATGAATAGTCCTTTACTAGAAGCTGCTAGAATTGATGGAGCTAAAGGCTGCGTTATAAATATTACTGGTGGCAAAGACATGACTTTAGAAGACATGACCTCTGCATCTGAAATTATTTATGATGTTGTTGATCAAGAAGCAAATATTATTGTTGGTGCAGTCGTTGATGAAGCAATGGAAGGGGAGATACAAGTTACTGTGATTGCTACAGGATTTGAGACAACTCAACCATTAAATCAACAAAGAATAAAAAACAGATTATCTAATCAACCCTTATATAATTTTTCCGAAAATAAAGAATCAGGAGCTAGTATTCCTGAGTTTTTGAGATTAAGGCAAAATAAAAAAGATATAGGTTAAAAGGTAAAATAGAGTGACTCGGTTATCTCGCCTGCCTCAAGCATCCCTTGTGGCTGCTACCTTCCGGTCCTGACCAGGTTTAGGCGTTAAAACCGCGAAAGGCCGAGTCAAGATCATATTAGCAATTCTTGTTTAAAAAAGATACATAAATTTATTATGTTACCTTCAGACCTAGTTAACTATAAAAAAAAATCTCGCAAAATCATTGCTCTAACAGCATGGGACTCCATATCAGGATCTATTGCAGAACAAGCAAATGTTGATCTTGTACTAGTAGGAGATTCATTAGCAATGGTCTGTTTAGGATACAAATCGACATTGCCATTAACTTTGGAAAATATAATTTACCATACTAATGCTGTTTCTAGAGGATTCAAGAAGAAAATTGAGGAACAACCTTTAGTAGTTTCAGATATGCCTTTTCTAACTTACCAATGTGGTGAGGATAAGGCTGTTGAGTATGCAGGGAAAATCATTCAGAGCACTTATGCAAAAGCTGTAAAAGTGGAAGGGGCAGAACCAGAAATACAAAAAGTTATCTCTAGATTAATAAGGATGGGAATCCCTGTTATGGGTCATATAGGTCTTACACCACAAAGCTACCTAAATATTGGATTAAGAAAACAAGGAGAAAGCTTAGCAAGCCAAGAAAAAATTAAGAAAGAGGCTTCAATTCTTGAAGAATTAGGATGTTTTTCAATAGTTCTTGAACATATTCCTGATTTGCTTGCTAAAGAAATAAAAAATTCTTTAACAATTCCCATAATAGGTATTGGTGCAGGCAATTATTGCGATGGGCAAGTAAGAGTTACTGCAGATTTGTTAGGCCTAAATGATGATCAACCACCATTTTGCCAACCAATTATCCAGGGAAAGAAATTATTTAAGGATAAATTAAAAGAATGGGTAGACTCTGAAAGACTTAATTAATCTCATCCCACCACTTAAACATAGAAACAAGAACTTGATTGCTTAGTTCCATGCCATTAGGCTCACTTAAAAAGAATCTATAACCCTTTCTTACTAAAAGTCCACTTTCAAGAAACCTTTCCCATTCTTTGAGCAATTTACTAAAGTTGCTTTCAAATTTTTTGTTCTCCCAGTTTTGTTCTTGAAACACTTTTTTGATATCTAAACCCTCTTTGAGTCTTAATCCCAACATTATTTTCTCATCAAGTTCTTTGTAGACAAAATCCTTATTAGTTAAGGATGAATCTAAATTAAATTCGTATTGTCTAATTACCCATTCTTTATATTCTTTACTAACTCTTGGTCTAGTTAATTTTTCCCCCCAAGGTGAACTAGTGGAGCCTTGACCAAAACCCCACCAGCCTAAACCACTCCAATAAACTCTATTGTGTCTCGATTGATGTCCCGGAAGGCAATAGTTTGAGATTTCATATCTTGAATACCCTAAGTTTTTTAAAATTAAATGTGTTGATTCACTATTTCTAACAGCTTCTTCATCACTTGGGAGTTTTAATTTGCCTAAATTAACTAATTTCTTAAAAACAGTGCCATTTTCAATATTTAAATCGTAAATAGATAGATGCGGCGGTGAAAATGTTATTGCTTTTTTTAAGTCATCTTGCCATTCTTTAAATCCACTAAGTGGCAAGTTTTGTATTAAATCTAAACTCCAGCTTTTTATTAACCCAGAATCATATTCTCTCTTCAACCAGAAACAAGATTTTTCTGCATCTTCTTTCAAATGACGCCTTCCCGACTTTTGAAGTACCTGATTATTAAAACTTTGTACTCCGAGACTAAATCTATTTATCCCAGCATTTATGAATCCAAAAAGATCATCTTGAGTAAAACTAGCTGGATCAATCTCCATAGTGATTTCAGCACCATAGTCAATGCCATAATTTTCTTTAAAAAGATCAATTAATTCTTTGATTTGGCTGGGATCTAAAATTGATGGTGTACCACCTCCTATATAAATTGTCGATAGAGGTGATTTATGTTTAATTGACAATATTTCTTTAAATAAAAATTGCAAATACTCTTGAACAGTTTTGCTTCCATAACCTTTTAAAGTTTCAACTTTGTTTCCTAATGGAATAACTGCAAAATCACAATAAAAACATCTTCTGTGGCAAAAAGGAATGTGCACATAAGCACTTCTTGGAAACTTATTCATAATATAAATTCATTCTTAAGCTCCAAAAAAGTATTAAGGATCAAAAAAATAAGATCCTTATTTACTCAATTAATAAATCCTAGTAGATTATATATATGACAGATATTTTAGTATTAATTTTATTTGTATTGTCTGGGGCTGCTTCAGGATGGCTTGGTGTTGATTTATTGCCAGTAGACATACTCAAACAGGTTTCTAATGTAGAAGGTTTTAGAATTGTTTTAGCAATAATTGGTTTTTTTGTAGGATTAGCAGCTGGTTTTGTATTTCTTCAACTTAGAAAGACGTTTCTTGATCAAATAAGAACAATGCCAACAGATTTACTAATAAGTAGGTCCGTTGGTTTAATTTTAGGATTACTTGTTGCGAATCTGCTACTTGCTCCAATACTATTAATTCCCTTCCCTAGAGAGGTTTTTTTCGCAAAACCCTTGGCAGCTATATTAAGCAACATTTTCTTTGGTGCGCTTGGTTATAAGTTGGCAGATACCCATGGAAGGACATTATTGAGATTATTCAATCCAAATAATACTGATGCATATCTAGTTAATGAAGGTATACTCCCTGCTGCAAGTCCAAAAATTCTAGATACCAGTGTAATTATTGATGGAAGAATCAATGGCCTATTAAGTTGCGGATTATTGGAAGGGCAATTAATTGTTGCTCAAAGTGTAATTGACGAATTACAAACTTTAGCTGACTCAAGCAGTAATGAAAAAAGGTCGAAAGGCAGAAGAGGTCTCAAGTTATTAAAAGAATTAAGAGATCTATATGGGAGAAGACTTGTAATAAACCCAACAAAGTATGAAGGTAATGGGGTAGATGAAAAACTCTTGAAAATTACTGAGGATATGACAGGAACTTTAATTACGGCTGATTACAATCTTTCTCAGATTGCTGAAGTTAAAGAATTAAAAGTTATGAATTTGAGTGATCTAGTTATTGCTTTAAGGCCAGAAGTTCAACCAGGAGAATCACTGAATATAAAAATCGTGAGAGAAGGCAAAGAAAAAATGCAAGGTATTGGATATTTAGATGACGGCACAATGGTTGTTATTGACGAGGCAAAGAATTTTGTTGGCAGCAGATTAGATATTATTATCACAGGAGCATTACAAACTCCCACTGGAAGAATGGTCTTTGGAAAACTAATAAATAATCCTGAGTCAAACAAATCTTTTAAATCACCAGCGACACAGGGCTAAATCTAGCTAGAATCAGTTCAATCTTAATTTCGTGATACAAATGACTGTATCTGCTCCTTATTACGGGGAAAATACCGTTATGAGGACCCCTCCCCCTGATCTCCCATCTCTTTTATTGAAAGAGCGAATTGTTTATCTTGGTTTACCATTATTTTCAGATGATGATGCTAAAAGACAATTAGGAATGGATGTAACTGAGCTAATCATTGCTCAACTTCTTTATTTAGAGTTTGAGGATCCAGAAAAACCAATCTATTTCTATATCAATTCAACGGGGACAAGTTGGTACACTGGTGATGCAGTTGGTTTTGAAACAGAAGCTTTTGCTATCTGCGATACAATAAGTTACATCAAGCCCCCAGTACACACAATATGTATCGGACAAGCAATGGGGACTGCCGCAGTTATCCTTTCATCTGGCACTAAGGGACAAAGGGCGGCTCTTCCACATGCTTCTATTGTTTTACATCAACCTATAAGCGGAGCAAGAGGCCAAGCAACCGATATCCAAATAAGAGCTGAGGAGGTTTTGAAAAATAAAAAATCAATGCTGGAGATTCTATCTCGTAATACTGGGAAGACTATCGAAGAACTCTCAAAAGACTCTGACAGGATGAGTTATC encodes:
- a CDS encoding PIN/TRAM domain-containing protein; the encoded protein is MTDILVLILFVLSGAASGWLGVDLLPVDILKQVSNVEGFRIVLAIIGFFVGLAAGFVFLQLRKTFLDQIRTMPTDLLISRSVGLILGLLVANLLLAPILLIPFPREVFFAKPLAAILSNIFFGALGYKLADTHGRTLLRLFNPNNTDAYLVNEGILPAASPKILDTSVIIDGRINGLLSCGLLEGQLIVAQSVIDELQTLADSSSNEKRSKGRRGLKLLKELRDLYGRRLVINPTKYEGNGVDEKLLKITEDMTGTLITADYNLSQIAEVKELKVMNLSDLVIALRPEVQPGESLNIKIVREGKEKMQGIGYLDDGTMVVIDEAKNFVGSRLDIIITGALQTPTGRMVFGKLINNPESNKSFKSPATQG
- a CDS encoding ATP-dependent Clp protease proteolytic subunit, which codes for MTVSAPYYGENTVMRTPPPDLPSLLLKERIVYLGLPLFSDDDAKRQLGMDVTELIIAQLLYLEFEDPEKPIYFYINSTGTSWYTGDAVGFETEAFAICDTISYIKPPVHTICIGQAMGTAAVILSSGTKGQRAALPHASIVLHQPISGARGQATDIQIRAEEVLKNKKSMLEILSRNTGKTIEELSKDSDRMSYLNPQEALDYGVIDRILTSQKDLPNKI
- the ftsZ gene encoding cell division protein FtsZ → MSFGNNPNFDQSREILPSQNAKIEVIGVGGGGSNAVNRMINSDLEGVSFRVLNTDAQALLQSSAESRVQLGQNLTRGLGAGGNPSIGQKAAEESKEELQQALEGSDLVFIAAGMGGGTGTGAAPVVAEVAKQSGALTVGIVTKPFSFEGKRRMRQAEEGIARLAENVDTLIVIPNDRLKDVIAGAPLQEAFRNADDVLRMGVKGISDIITCPGLVNVDFADVRSVMTEAGTALLGIGIGSGRSRAIEAAQAAMNSPLLEAARIDGAKGCVINITGGKDMTLEDMTSASEIIYDVVDQEANIIVGAVVDEAMEGEIQVTVIATGFETTQPLNQQRIKNRLSNQPLYNFSENKESGASIPEFLRLRQNKKDIG
- the hemW gene encoding radical SAM family heme chaperone HemW, giving the protein MNKFPRSAYVHIPFCHRRCFYCDFAVIPLGNKVETLKGYGSKTVQEYLQFLFKEILSIKHKSPLSTIYIGGGTPSILDPSQIKELIDLFKENYGIDYGAEITMEIDPASFTQDDLFGFINAGINRFSLGVQSFNNQVLQKSGRRHLKEDAEKSCFWLKREYDSGLIKSWSLDLIQNLPLSGFKEWQDDLKKAITFSPPHLSIYDLNIENGTVFKKLVNLGKLKLPSDEEAVRNSESTHLILKNLGYSRYEISNYCLPGHQSRHNRVYWSGLGWWGFGQGSTSSPWGEKLTRPRVSKEYKEWVIRQYEFNLDSSLTNKDFVYKELDEKIMLGLRLKEGLDIKKVFQEQNWENKKFESNFSKLLKEWERFLESGLLVRKGYRFFLSEPNGMELSNQVLVSMFKWWDEIN
- the panB gene encoding 3-methyl-2-oxobutanoate hydroxymethyltransferase, producing MLPSDLVNYKKKSRKIIALTAWDSISGSIAEQANVDLVLVGDSLAMVCLGYKSTLPLTLENIIYHTNAVSRGFKKKIEEQPLVVSDMPFLTYQCGEDKAVEYAGKIIQSTYAKAVKVEGAEPEIQKVISRLIRMGIPVMGHIGLTPQSYLNIGLRKQGESLASQEKIKKEASILEELGCFSIVLEHIPDLLAKEIKNSLTIPIIGIGAGNYCDGQVRVTADLLGLNDDQPPFCQPIIQGKKLFKDKLKEWVDSERLN